The genomic window GGCGCCCGACCATCCGATCGTCCGCAAGATGCTCGACCATCGCGGACTCACCAAACTCAAGAGCACCTATGTCGATGCCCTGCCCAAGGAAGTCTTCGAGCCAACCGGCCGCGTGCATACCACCTTCAGCCAGGCCATCACCACCACCGGCCGCCTCTCGTCGGTCAACCCGAACATCCAGAACATCCCGATCCGCACCGAGGAAGGCCGCGAAATCCGCCGCGCCTTCATCCCGCGCGAAGGCTTCACCCTGCTCGCCTCCGACTATTCCCAGATCGAGCTGCGCATCATGGCCGAACTTTCCGGCGATCCGGGCCTGCGCGAGGCGTTCATCCACGGCGAAGACATCCACACCGCCACCGCCGCCCGCGTCTTCGGGGTGGCGAAAGACGACGTGACCCGCGAAATGCGCTCCAAGGCCAAGATGGTTAACTTTGGCATCATCTACGGCATCTCCGCCTTCGGGCTCTCCCAGCGCCTCGGCATCCCGCGCAAGGAAGCGCAGGAAATCATCGAGCAATACCGCGCCAACTATCCCGGCGTGCAGAGCTATCTCGACTCGACCATCGAATTCGCCCAGAAGCACGAATATGTCGAAACCATCACCGGCCGCCGCCGCTACATCCGCGACATCAACGCCCGCAACCAGATGGTCCGCTCCGGCGCCGAGCGCAACGCCATCAACGCCCCCATCCAGGGCACCGCCGCCGACATGATCAAGATTGCCATGATCGCCGTCCAAAAACTGCTCGACGACCGCAAGGCCAAAACCCGGCTCCTCCTCCAAGTCCACGACGAACTCGTCTTCGACCTTGCCGAAGACGAAGCCGACGAGCTCATCCCCCTCATCGAGGAAAAAATGAAATCCGCCATCCCCATGGAAATCCCGATCCTGGTCGAGAGCGGGACGGGGGCGAACTGGTTGGAAGCGCATTGATGGACTCCAAGCTCGAAACGCAGTTCAGGGAACGCGCCGTGGAACTCGGCAACTCCGGCGATCCATCCGCCTTGCCCGAACTGATTGAGCTAACACGTTCCCCCGCCGCCAACGTACGCCGGCTCGCGGCTTCCGCCATCGGCAAGCTGGCCGGGCTGGCCGATGCGGAAAAGGCTGTCTCCGCTCTCGTTCCGATGCTCCGAGACGCCAAACCCCAGGTACGGCAATATGCCGTCCGCGCCCTCTCCGCCTACGGTAGCGCCGCAAAACCAGCCCTCCACGACCTGCGCGACATGGCCATCAGCCCCGTCGAAAAGGAATACAATAACAATGGCGCCAAACGCGCCATCGGCATCATCGAAGAAGCGAGCCGAATCGAAGAGAGGCAAGCGGTGCACTGCTGCCAACGCTGCGGTGTCGAGCTGGAGCCCGACGAATTCGCCCGTTCGCAAAAGGCTTTCCAGCGCCCCTTCTGCAACTATTGTTTCGACGAGGTTTTCATGGAGCGCCGCAATTTTGAAATGAAGGTCGAACTGCAAAAGAAAATCCGCGCCAAGGATGGAACCTGGGTGCAGTCCGACGGCGAACGCCTCATTGCAGAGATCCTCTCCGCTGAAAACATCCGCTACCGCTACGATGAGCGTTTCCGCATTCTCGACGGCTACGCCATCCGTCCCGACTTCTACCTCCCCGAATTCGACGTCTACATTGAATATTGGGGCATGAACACCGCCGACTACAAGATCGGCATGCTCAAGAAACAAAAACTCTACCAGCAACAAGGCAAACGCCTCATCTCCCTCTACCCCGACGACAAGCCACGCATGAAACAGGTGCTGATGGAGAAACTGGAGCAGTATCAGTGAACATGAAATTCGCCATTGCTATGGAAATCCCGATCAGAATCGAAAACAAGCTCAGGTAGAATTGCTTAAGGAGCATCAAGCATGATTTACAGATACATAGGATTTCAAAACGAAGCAGAATCAAAGCTCAAGACCATCTCTAAAAATAGGCTCTGGTTTTCGTCTCCACAAAAATTCAACGATCCATTCGACTGCGATTTTCCCGTATCATCCAGCTTCACTGTGGATGAGTTTATTGAATTCACCTATGGTTGCTACGAACTCACAGGCAAAGATCCGAAAAACATTATTCGGAAGTATAAGATTGCGGACATCGAGTCGCGACAAGCTCTTTGCCATTCGATACTCAACGCTTACAAAACGAAGATGTCCAGCCATGGCATTTGCTGCTTTTCAGAACGATGGGATTCTATCCTGATGTGGTCTCATTATGCGGATAAGCATGCTGGAATATGCGTCGGATATGATGACAGCAACAATGATGATCTGTTGATAGAAGTAAAATACTCCACTCATTACCCAGAACTACACATCAAAGAAACAATCAAAGATGCCGGCAAGGTAATGGAAAAGTACTTGCTTACAAAATCCTCAGATTGGCTATATGAACGAGAACATAGAATTATACACAAATCGTGCTGTGACGATTGTGATGAATCACCATTCCCAATCGTAGAGGTCATTTTTGGTGTCAAAGCAGACGAACAATTAAAAAGGGACGTCATAGGCTCCATGGATTCTAATGTTCTATACTATGATGCCATTCACGAGCCAAAAGGTAAGTATGGTCTTTCGAGAAAGCAATATTCAAAGTAGGATAGGTTTTCAGCCTGCCTGCCGATATTGAGGTCTTCTCGTGCATGGACAGGCAGGATGCCTGTCCTAGTTTCGGCTCGACACACCCACCCATTTCCCCCACACAAGCATGTATGAAAACGACATTGAATATTGATGACGGAATCATGGCTGAAGCGGTGCGTTTGACGGGGATCAAGGAAAAGACCACACTGGTGCGCAAGGGGCTTGAGGCGTTGATCGCGCAGGAGAGTGGTCGACGACTCACCGCCATGGGTGGAACGGAAAAGGATCTCAAACCCGCACCCCGCTGACAGCAAAAAACTGAACGTTCTACCGGACTGAACGACATGGCTGACGAGCCTCTTATTCCAAAACACGGCGGGTACCGCAACCTGAAGAGCTTTCAGGTGGCGCAACTGGCCTACGATGTGACGGTTCGGTTTTGTGAACTCTATATCGATAAGCGGAGCCGGACGGTGGATCAGATGGTGCAGGCGGCGCGATCAGGCGTGCAGAATATTGCCGAGGGTAGCCAAGCGTCCGGCACCTCGAAAAAGTTTGAGCTGAAACTGACGAGCGTTGCCCGGGCAAGCCTGGAGGAGCTAAAACTGGACTATGAGGATTTTTTGAGGCAAAGGAACCTACCCACGCTGGCACCGGAAGATCCGGTGCTGATGCGCTTCAAGCAACTGCGTTGCTCAACACTTGAAGAGGTGCAGAACTGGATTTCCGAAGAGCGAAAGCGACAGAAGGACGAACACGGACAATCAAGGACGGACAAGGACTCGTCCGTGCCGGTCGGTGACTGTCCGTGTTTGTCCTCCGCCAGTCTGGCGGCTAACGCCGCCCTTTCCCTGCTGAATCTCGCCTGCTATCTCCTCGACCGCCAGATCGATGCCCAAGCCGACGCCTTCGAGAACGAGGGTGGCTTCACGGAACGGCTCTACCGCGTCCGTTCCAGAAAACGAAAGAACTGACGGAGCGCCTCCTGATGGCTTCTCCCATGGAAAACCAGGCCTCAATTCTATTGCATGAGGGGCGGTATTCCGTTTTCATGGTTCACGACACCGTGGCAGCCATTAACCGCCATACCGGCCCTGGAGGAGATACATCAGATGAACGAAGTGAAATGGACAGACGACCTTTCCGTTGGCGTTGGATTGATCGACGACCAGCATAAGGAATTGATACAGCACCTCAACAACCTGACCAAAGCCGTTGAAGAACAGCATGGCCCCAACGAGGTTCCGGACACGCTCAGTTTCCTGATCGACTACACGGACCTCCATTTTTCGATGGAGGAGCGCAACATGGAGGCGCATGGCTATCCGGCATTCGAAGCCCACAAGGCCAAGCACGACGAATTCAAGGCCATCCTTGCCGACATGGAAAGCGAGTTCCGCGATGACGGCCCGACGGCCATCCTGGCCGAGTCGATCGACACCCTGCTGATCAACTGGCTCCTCAAGCACATCCGTGTTTTGGATGTGGAATTCGGCGCTTTCCTCAAGAGCAACGGTCTCGCACTTTCCGAATAAGCTTGGCCAAGAAGGGCTCGGTTTTAGTGCAAGAAACGGTGCACACATGCGCTATCGTGCTCCATTAATCAAACAGGAGACCCCATGGCCAAGCCCAACTATTCGTACGAAAAGCGTCAAAAGGAACTCGCCAAGAAAAAGAAGAGGGAAGAAAAACTAAAGAAGAAACAGGGCGACAACGAGCCCTCCCCGTCACCATCAGCAAAAGAGGATTGAGGACTGGGCGCAGCCCCCCTCGACAGCGCTGGTGGTTTGAACCATATATGGGCCGATGAAACCGACATCCAGAGTCCCGATCCTGCTATCGGCGTTTGCCTGCCCCGGCCTTGGGCAGCTCGTGCAGAAGCGTTGGGTTGCCGGCGCGGTCTTCATGTCCGGCTTTCTGGTTGGCTTTTGCTGGGTCATGGTTTTGGCGCTGGGCAACATTGCTGCCTACTATTCCATGGCCTTTGATCCCGAATTCAAGGATGTGGCCGTGTCGCCGCCCGCCACCTTCATCGCCCCGCTCTCCATCGCCGGCACCGTCTACCTGGTCAGCCTGTTCGATGTCTTCACCGCGCAACAGCGGGGAGCGCGGAAATACAGGGAAGAACAATTCCTCCAGGAACATGAGCCCTCCGATCCAATCCGCCTTTGACGCCCTCTTCGAGCGCTTTGGCCAACAGCACTGGTGGCCGGCGCGAACGCGACTGGAAATGATGCTTGGCGCCATCCTGACGCAAAACACGGCGTGGACGAATGTGGAGAAGGCGATCGCCAACCTGCGCAAAGCCGAAGCGCTCACCGTTGAATCCCTCACAAACGCATCCCAAGACGAGATTGCGCAGTGGATCCGTCCGGCGGGCTATTTCAACCAAAAATCCGGCTACATCAAGGGCATGGTCGGCGTTATCCGGGAGCGATTCGAAGGATCGCTCAACCCACTGTTCGCGCTCGACACCCCCACCCTGCGCAAGGAATTGCTTTCCTGGAAAGGGGTTGGCCCGGAGACGGCGGACTCGATCCTGCTCTACGCCGCCCGGCGCCCGGTCTTTGTGGTGGATGCCTACACCAAGCGCATTTGCTCCCGGCATGGGTGGATGGGTGAAAAAGCAACGTACGACGACGTGGCAAAGCTCTTCACCGAAAATCTTCCGGCAGACGTAGAGCTCTTCAACGAATACCACGCGCTGATCGTCCGGCTCTGCAAGGAACACTGCAACACCAAACCCAAATGCAACGGCTGCCCGCTGGAATTCCTTCTACTGAATTAACCGTCGAGCTTTTGCTTGAGCATCTGCATAACGGCACCGGGGTTGGCCTTGCCGCGGCTGGCCTTCATCACCTGCCCCATCAGGAAATTGATGGAGGCGGCGTTGCCGGCCTTGTATTCCTCGACCGGCTTCGGGTTGTTGGCAATGGCGTCATCGGCCCAGCCCTCAAGCGCTGAGTCGTCGGAAACCTGCGCCAGGCCCTTCTCTTCCATGATGGCCTTAGGCTCCCCGCCCTCGTTGAATATGACTTCGAAGATCTGCTTGCCACCGCCCGTGTTGATGGTCTTGGCATCGATGAGCGCAATGATTTCGGCCAGCTTTTCGGGGGTGACCTTGCAGTCGGCAATCGCGGCACCCTGCTCGGAAAGCAGGCGCATCATTTCGCCCATGAGAAAGTTGGAGACCGCCTTGGCGTTTTTCGTGTGCGCCATGGTTGCTTCGAAATAGTCCGACATGGCCATATCGGCCGTCAGCACGCCGGCATCGTATTCGGGCAATCCGAGTTCCGACACATAGCGCACGCGGCGCTGGGCCGGCAGCTCCGGAAGCTCGGCACGCCACTGTTCGATCTGCTCGGCGGAAACCCGGACCGGCATCAGGTCGGGTTCCGGGAAATAGCGGTAGTCGTGCGCATCTTCCTTGGTGCGCTGCGTAAAGGTTTCGCCGCGGTCGGGATCGTAGCCACGTGTTTCCTGATCGACCTTTCCGCCGGCTTCGAGCACGGCGATCTGGCGCTCGATCTCGTATTCGATGGCATCCTTGATGAAAGCGAACGAGTTCATGTTCTTGATCTCGACCTTGGCCCCAAGTTCCTTCTGCCCCTCGGGGCGGACGGAGACATTGACGTCGGAGCGCATCTGCCCTTTTTCCTGGTCGCAGTTGGAGATGCCGCCGTATTGCATGATCTGCTTGACGGCGGCCATGTAGGCCAGCGCATCCTCGGCGGAATGCATGCAGGGGTTGGAGACGATTTCCATGAGCGCGGTTCCGGCGCGGTTGTAGTCGACCAGGCTGGCCCCGGCCACGTGCGTGTTCTTGGCCGCGTTTTCCTCCTGATGAATCCGCTCGAGCGTGAAGGTTTTCATATCCCCTTCCACCTCGACCGTCAGCTCGCCGCCCATGCAGAGCGGTTGGTCGGCCTGGGAAATCTGGTAGTTCTTCGACATGTCGGGGTAGAAATAGTTCTTGCGGTCCCACTTGCTGTTGGGATTGATTTCGCATCCGAGCAACAGTCCGGCCTTGCAGCACAACTCGATGGCCTTTTCGTTCATGACCGGCAGCGCCCCGGGATAGCCCAGGCAGACCGGGCAGACGTGCGTGTTCGGCTCCGCTCCATATTCATACTTGCAGGAGCAGAACATCTTCGTGTTCGTCTTCTGCATCACATGCGTTTCCAAACCAATCGTTGCTTCGTATTTCATAATGCGTAATCCGTAATGCTTAATTTAGAGTGCAGGGCGCCGGGTGTGCCAGCCGGTGGTTTGCTCGTAGGCATGGCCGACCTTGAGGATGGTCTCCTCCCGGAAGGCATCGCCGATGATCTGCAGCCCGATCGGCATGCCGTTGGATGTGAAGCCGCATGGAACCGACAACGCGCAGTTGCCGGCCAGGTTGATCGGGGTGGTGAGGATGTCGTCGAGATACATCTTCAGCGGATCGTCTGTTTTTTCGCCCTTCCTGTAGGCGGCGGTTGGGGTGACCGGCGCCAGGATGGCATCGCACCGCTTGAAGGCTTCGGTAAAGTCGTCGCGAATGAGCGTCCGGACTTTCTGGGCCTTTTTATAGTACGCATCGTAGTAGCCGCTGCTGAGCACATAGGTGCCGAGGATGATGCGCCGCTTCACCTCCTGGCCGAATCCGGCGGCGCGGGTCTTGGCATAAAGCTCCGCCGGGTCTTTCCCATCGAGTCGCATGCCGTAGCGAATGCCGTCGAAGCGTGCCAGGTTGGCCGAAGCCTCGGCCGTGGCAATGATGTAGTAGACCGCAATGGCATATTTTGCGTTCGGAAGACTGACATCGACGATTTCCGCACCCAGCCCCTTGCAGTGTTCAACGGCGTCGCGGATGGATTTTTCAATCTCGGGATCCATCCCTTCCACAAAAAATTCCTTCGGCAACCCGAGCTTCAGACCGGCCAACGACGTGTCGCCCGAAAGGTTTCGGGAAAAGGCGGGCACCTCCATCTCAATGGAAGAAGAATCCAGTTGGTCGTGACCGCAGAGCGTCTCGAGCAGGATGGCGGAGTCCTTCACGGTTTTGGTCAGGGGGCCGATCTGGTCGAGCGACGAAGCAAAGGCCGTCAGGCCATAGCGCGAAACGCGGCCGTAGGTTGGCTTGACGCCGACGCACCCGCAGAAGGCGGCCGGCTGACGGATGGAACCGCCGGTATCGGAACCGAGCGAGGCAATGGCTTCGTCGGCCGCCACGCAGGCGGCGGAACCGCCGGAGGAACCGCCGGGGACGCGATCGAGGTTCCACGGGTTGGAGGTTTTGCCCAACGCCGCGTTTTCGGTGCTCGAGCCCATGGCGAATTCGTCCATGTTGACCCGCCCGAGCAACACCGCCCCGGCCTCGCGGAGCTTGGCGATGACCGTTGCATCGTAGGGCGCGGTGTAGCCTTCGAGAATTTTCGAGGAACAGGTGCAGGGCTGGCCCTTCACATTGAGCAGATCCTTGATCGCAACCGGAATGCCGAGCATCGGGTGGCTGCCACCCGCCGCGCGTTTTTCATCGGCGGCCTTGGCTTGCGCCAGCGCATCTTCGCGGTCGAGGGTCAGGTAGGCGCCGACCTTCCCGTCGTGGGCATCGATGGAGGCGAGCACGTCGTTGACGATATCAACCGAGGTGCAATCACCAGCGGCCAGCTTATCGGAGAGTTCGGCAATCGTGAGTTTATTTAGATCAGGCATATTTTTTCCAAACCACTAATTTTCACTAATCTGCACTAATTCAGATTATGATTCTTTTCCATTCTAGTTCGTTCGAGTTGCCGAAGTTAATGAGATATCCGACGCGCTTCGTCGTTGCATTCAAATAGTTGATCAATTGCGCTTCGTGCTCAGGCAACAGCTTCTTAACTGCCTTTATTTCCACGATGACTTCGCCATACGCAAAGAAATCGGGGATGTATTTTCGGCGTAGTTGACGTTCTTTGTAAAACAGCTTTAGTTCACACTGCGATTCAAAAGGGATTTCACGCAGTTCGAGTTCAATCTCCATACACTCTTGATAAACATCCTCGAGAAATCCATGCCCTTCAACATTGTAGACCTCGAAAGCCGCACCCATCAGATCATAACCTTCCTGCTCAAGCATACTTTTCTCCCTTGCCAGTAATTAGTGTTGATTAGTGAAGATTAGTGGTTCTATCACC from Pontiella desulfatans includes these protein-coding regions:
- a CDS encoding HEAT repeat domain-containing protein — its product is MDSKLETQFRERAVELGNSGDPSALPELIELTRSPAANVRRLAASAIGKLAGLADAEKAVSALVPMLRDAKPQVRQYAVRALSAYGSAAKPALHDLRDMAISPVEKEYNNNGAKRAIGIIEEASRIEERQAVHCCQRCGVELEPDEFARSQKAFQRPFCNYCFDEVFMERRNFEMKVELQKKIRAKDGTWVQSDGERLIAEILSAENIRYRYDERFRILDGYAIRPDFYLPEFDVYIEYWGMNTADYKIGMLKKQKLYQQQGKRLISLYPDDKPRMKQVLMEKLEQYQ
- a CDS encoding DUF2971 domain-containing protein, with amino-acid sequence MIYRYIGFQNEAESKLKTISKNRLWFSSPQKFNDPFDCDFPVSSSFTVDEFIEFTYGCYELTGKDPKNIIRKYKIADIESRQALCHSILNAYKTKMSSHGICCFSERWDSILMWSHYADKHAGICVGYDDSNNDDLLIEVKYSTHYPELHIKETIKDAGKVMEKYLLTKSSDWLYEREHRIIHKSCCDDCDESPFPIVEVIFGVKADEQLKRDVIGSMDSNVLYYDAIHEPKGKYGLSRKQYSK
- a CDS encoding type II toxin-antitoxin system VapB family antitoxin, producing MKTTLNIDDGIMAEAVRLTGIKEKTTLVRKGLEALIAQESGRRLTAMGGTEKDLKPAPR
- a CDS encoding four helix bundle suffix domain-containing protein encodes the protein MADEPLIPKHGGYRNLKSFQVAQLAYDVTVRFCELYIDKRSRTVDQMVQAARSGVQNIAEGSQASGTSKKFELKLTSVARASLEELKLDYEDFLRQRNLPTLAPEDPVLMRFKQLRCSTLEEVQNWISEERKRQKDEHGQSRTDKDSSVPVGDCPCLSSASLAANAALSLLNLACYLLDRQIDAQADAFENEGGFTERLYRVRSRKRKN
- a CDS encoding bacteriohemerythrin, which codes for MNEVKWTDDLSVGVGLIDDQHKELIQHLNNLTKAVEEQHGPNEVPDTLSFLIDYTDLHFSMEERNMEAHGYPAFEAHKAKHDEFKAILADMESEFRDDGPTAILAESIDTLLINWLLKHIRVLDVEFGAFLKSNGLALSE
- a CDS encoding endonuclease III domain-containing protein yields the protein MSPPIQSAFDALFERFGQQHWWPARTRLEMMLGAILTQNTAWTNVEKAIANLRKAEALTVESLTNASQDEIAQWIRPAGYFNQKSGYIKGMVGVIRERFEGSLNPLFALDTPTLRKELLSWKGVGPETADSILLYAARRPVFVVDAYTKRICSRHGWMGEKATYDDVAKLFTENLPADVELFNEYHALIVRLCKEHCNTKPKCNGCPLEFLLLN
- the gatB gene encoding Asp-tRNA(Asn)/Glu-tRNA(Gln) amidotransferase subunit GatB, whose translation is MKYEATIGLETHVMQKTNTKMFCSCKYEYGAEPNTHVCPVCLGYPGALPVMNEKAIELCCKAGLLLGCEINPNSKWDRKNYFYPDMSKNYQISQADQPLCMGGELTVEVEGDMKTFTLERIHQEENAAKNTHVAGASLVDYNRAGTALMEIVSNPCMHSAEDALAYMAAVKQIMQYGGISNCDQEKGQMRSDVNVSVRPEGQKELGAKVEIKNMNSFAFIKDAIEYEIERQIAVLEAGGKVDQETRGYDPDRGETFTQRTKEDAHDYRYFPEPDLMPVRVSAEQIEQWRAELPELPAQRRVRYVSELGLPEYDAGVLTADMAMSDYFEATMAHTKNAKAVSNFLMGEMMRLLSEQGAAIADCKVTPEKLAEIIALIDAKTINTGGGKQIFEVIFNEGGEPKAIMEEKGLAQVSDDSALEGWADDAIANNPKPVEEYKAGNAASINFLMGQVMKASRGKANPGAVMQMLKQKLDG
- the gatA gene encoding Asp-tRNA(Asn)/Glu-tRNA(Gln) amidotransferase subunit GatA, translated to MPDLNKLTIAELSDKLAAGDCTSVDIVNDVLASIDAHDGKVGAYLTLDREDALAQAKAADEKRAAGGSHPMLGIPVAIKDLLNVKGQPCTCSSKILEGYTAPYDATVIAKLREAGAVLLGRVNMDEFAMGSSTENAALGKTSNPWNLDRVPGGSSGGSAACVAADEAIASLGSDTGGSIRQPAAFCGCVGVKPTYGRVSRYGLTAFASSLDQIGPLTKTVKDSAILLETLCGHDQLDSSSIEMEVPAFSRNLSGDTSLAGLKLGLPKEFFVEGMDPEIEKSIRDAVEHCKGLGAEIVDVSLPNAKYAIAVYYIIATAEASANLARFDGIRYGMRLDGKDPAELYAKTRAAGFGQEVKRRIILGTYVLSSGYYDAYYKKAQKVRTLIRDDFTEAFKRCDAILAPVTPTAAYRKGEKTDDPLKMYLDDILTTPINLAGNCALSVPCGFTSNGMPIGLQIIGDAFREETILKVGHAYEQTTGWHTRRPAL
- a CDS encoding GxxExxY protein gives rise to the protein MLEQEGYDLMGAAFEVYNVEGHGFLEDVYQECMEIELELREIPFESQCELKLFYKERQLRRKYIPDFFAYGEVIVEIKAVKKLLPEHEAQLINYLNATTKRVGYLINFGNSNELEWKRIII